The Streptomyces avermitilis MA-4680 = NBRC 14893 genome contains a region encoding:
- a CDS encoding tetratricopeptide repeat protein: MSPRTNDSAPESDGGEQPPAGPEAGTAETGTPASATGTAGAMPEESAGGATTEEPSVGATTEKPSAGATTEDPSAGATTEESPADAVAQQSAAAAPAEESAAAATAKESPADARAEEPAAGAAVKEPPTGAAPEKPAGATAKKSPADTTAEEPAAGTTAKELQAGAVAQEAPAQEAVAPKALAQAPGSGADGVRDERVAAVRRLSVSGRRWRAAQLGFCAAALAVALTAGAVVLGAVRDGGTANAAAAPVAVSPQLLASGDLDASITSLQAHLRAQPKDFGGWATLGLAYIEQARTKGDPSRYPQAQRALDRSLRLRPDNDPALAGRAALAAARHDFHGALTYADRALKQNPYSERALSSRIDALVELGRYDDASKAADVADQRRPGVPVFTRYAYVRELRGDVKTARRVLEQALSTATSRGDISYVASALGQLAWNQGEYKAALTYYARALAADDSYLPALEGRARAQAAQGDSAAAIRGMEQVVERFPLPQPLVELGELYEARGKKGNPQKARDQYALVDAWVALARANGVNADLDTALAAADHGDAKAALKAARAEWARRHTVHTADALAWALHVNGRDKDALPYARRATATGYHNASFLYHRGIIERAAGDAKDARASLKSALDLNPGFSPLGAREARTALGAAK, encoded by the coding sequence ATGTCCCCGCGTACGAACGACAGCGCGCCGGAGAGCGACGGCGGCGAGCAGCCGCCCGCCGGGCCGGAGGCCGGGACCGCCGAGACCGGCACACCGGCTTCGGCGACCGGTACGGCCGGGGCCATGCCCGAGGAATCCGCGGGGGGCGCCACGACCGAGGAACCCTCGGTGGGCGCCACGACCGAGAAGCCCTCGGCGGGCGCCACGACCGAGGACCCCTCGGCGGGCGCTACGACCGAGGAATCGCCCGCCGACGCCGTGGCTCAGCAATCCGCGGCCGCCGCCCCGGCCGAGGAGTCCGCAGCGGCGGCTACGGCCAAGGAGTCACCGGCCGACGCCAGGGCCGAGGAGCCCGCAGCGGGAGCTGCGGTCAAGGAACCGCCGACCGGCGCCGCGCCCGAGAAGCCCGCCGGCGCCACGGCCAAGAAGTCCCCGGCCGACACCACGGCCGAAGAGCCCGCAGCGGGAACTACGGCCAAGGAGCTCCAGGCCGGTGCCGTGGCCCAGGAGGCCCCGGCGCAGGAGGCCGTGGCGCCGAAGGCCCTGGCGCAGGCCCCGGGGTCCGGGGCCGATGGCGTGCGCGACGAGCGTGTCGCCGCCGTCCGCCGGCTGTCCGTGTCCGGGCGTCGTTGGCGCGCGGCCCAACTCGGCTTCTGTGCGGCCGCGTTGGCGGTCGCACTCACCGCCGGGGCCGTGGTGCTCGGCGCCGTCCGGGACGGCGGAACCGCCAATGCCGCCGCCGCGCCGGTCGCCGTGTCCCCGCAACTGCTCGCCAGTGGCGACCTGGACGCGAGCATCACCTCCCTCCAGGCTCACCTCCGGGCCCAGCCCAAGGACTTCGGCGGCTGGGCGACGCTCGGCCTCGCGTACATCGAGCAGGCCCGCACCAAGGGCGACCCCTCCCGCTACCCGCAGGCGCAGCGCGCACTGGACCGCTCCCTGCGACTGCGGCCCGACAACGACCCGGCGCTCGCCGGACGCGCCGCCCTCGCCGCCGCCCGGCACGACTTCCACGGCGCCCTGACCTACGCGGACCGGGCGCTGAAGCAGAACCCGTACAGCGAGCGCGCCCTGTCCTCCCGTATCGACGCCCTCGTCGAACTCGGCCGCTACGACGACGCGTCGAAGGCCGCCGACGTGGCCGACCAACGGCGCCCCGGCGTCCCGGTCTTCACGCGGTACGCCTACGTCCGGGAACTGCGGGGGGACGTGAAAACCGCCCGCCGCGTCCTGGAGCAGGCGCTGAGCACCGCCACGAGCCGCGGCGACATCTCGTACGTCGCGTCGGCGCTGGGCCAACTCGCCTGGAACCAGGGTGAGTACAAGGCGGCCCTCACCTACTACGCGCGCGCCCTCGCCGCCGACGACAGCTACCTCCCGGCTCTCGAGGGCCGGGCCCGCGCCCAGGCCGCGCAGGGCGACAGCGCAGCGGCGATCCGCGGTATGGAGCAGGTCGTGGAGCGCTTCCCGCTGCCCCAACCACTGGTGGAACTGGGTGAGTTGTACGAGGCGCGCGGCAAGAAGGGCAATCCGCAGAAGGCCCGCGACCAGTACGCGCTGGTCGACGCCTGGGTCGCGCTGGCCCGCGCCAACGGCGTCAACGCCGACCTCGACACGGCCCTGGCCGCCGCCGACCACGGTGACGCCAAGGCCGCGCTGAAGGCGGCCCGCGCCGAATGGGCCCGCCGCCACACCGTGCACACCGCGGACGCGCTCGCCTGGGCCCTGCACGTCAACGGCCGCGACAAGGACGCCCTGCCGTACGCCCGTCGGGCCACCGCCACGGGCTACCACAACGCGTCCTTCCTCTACCACCGCGGCATCATCGAGCGCGCCGCCGGCGACGCGAAGGACGCCCGCGCCTCCCTGAAGTCGGCCCTCGACCTGAACCCGGGCTTCTCACCGCTCGGCGCCCGCGAGGCCCGCACGGCACTGGGGGCGGCGAAGTGA
- a CDS encoding DUF4331 domain-containing protein: protein MTPISRSGAGRRSLATLISGALAAGGLAAAGVTALEPGAASASSHREAPLISGTPQYDNTDVYAFVSPDKPDTTTVIANWIPFEDPAGGPNFYTFAEDAQYDIHIDNNGDAQGELIYRYTFKTHRKNGDTFLYNTGPVDSLDDPDLNITQTYDIDLLRLHDQKLVSRTKVADDIPVAPSNVGKASMPDYTKLRNQAVYKLAGDSTTFAGQADDPFFLDLRVFDLLYGGDLSEVGRDTLKGYNVNSIALQLPTDMITESKDQPIVGIWSTTQRKDARGHYTQVSRLGNPLVNEVVNPQKDKDKFNASSPWEDAQFLKNVTNPELPKLIEAIYKIKAPAEPRNDLVDVFLKGVKGLNQPPHVTPAEELRLNTSIEPTAKPKRLGVLDGDNAGFPNGRRLTDDVIDEALQVVEGELVGSKNDLGDAVNKNDKKFEHSFPYVAEPTAGSRGKTAGGTGNSVRNQLGDGLIANATDGSNTTLIAASAAAGAAGFLLIATGLAWWRRRNRAY, encoded by the coding sequence ATGACACCTATCTCCAGGAGCGGTGCGGGACGCAGGAGCCTTGCGACCCTCATAAGTGGTGCGCTGGCCGCCGGGGGGCTCGCGGCCGCCGGCGTCACCGCGCTGGAACCGGGGGCGGCCTCCGCCTCCAGTCACCGGGAGGCCCCGCTGATCTCGGGCACTCCCCAGTACGACAACACCGACGTGTACGCGTTCGTGAGCCCGGACAAGCCGGACACGACGACGGTCATCGCGAACTGGATCCCGTTCGAGGATCCGGCGGGCGGTCCGAACTTCTACACGTTCGCGGAGGACGCCCAGTACGACATCCACATCGACAACAACGGTGACGCCCAGGGCGAGTTGATCTACCGCTACACGTTCAAGACGCACCGCAAGAACGGCGACACGTTCCTGTACAACACGGGTCCGGTGGACAGCCTCGACGACCCCGACCTGAACATCACGCAGACGTACGACATCGATCTGCTCAGGCTGCACGACCAGAAGCTGGTCTCCCGCACGAAGGTCGCGGACGACATCCCCGTGGCGCCGTCGAACGTCGGCAAGGCGTCGATGCCGGACTACACCAAGCTGCGCAACCAGGCCGTGTACAAGCTCGCGGGCGACTCCACGACGTTCGCCGGCCAGGCGGACGACCCGTTCTTCCTGGATCTGCGGGTCTTCGACCTGCTGTACGGCGGAGACCTGTCGGAGGTCGGGCGCGACACCCTCAAGGGCTACAACGTCAACTCGATCGCCCTTCAGCTGCCGACCGACATGATCACCGAGTCGAAGGACCAGCCGATCGTCGGCATCTGGTCCACGACCCAGCGCAAGGACGCCCGCGGTCACTACACGCAGGTCTCGCGCCTCGGCAACCCGCTGGTCAACGAGGTCGTCAACCCGCAGAAGGACAAGGACAAGTTCAACGCGTCCTCGCCCTGGGAGGACGCGCAGTTCCTGAAGAACGTGACCAACCCGGAGCTGCCGAAGCTCATCGAGGCGATCTACAAGATCAAGGCGCCCGCCGAGCCGCGCAACGACCTGGTCGACGTGTTCCTGAAGGGCGTGAAGGGCCTCAACCAGCCGCCGCACGTGACACCGGCCGAGGAACTGCGGCTCAACACCTCGATCGAGCCCACCGCCAAGCCCAAGCGGCTCGGTGTGCTCGACGGCGACAACGCGGGCTTCCCGAACGGACGCCGGCTCACCGACGACGTGATCGACGAGGCGCTCCAGGTCGTGGAGGGCGAACTGGTCGGCTCCAAGAACGACTTGGGTGACGCGGTCAACAAGAACGACAAGAAGTTCGAGCACTCCTTCCCGTACGTGGCCGAGCCGACGGCCGGTTCGCGCGGGAAGACCGCCGGCGGCACCGGCAACAGCGTGCGCAACCAGCTGGGCGACGGTCTGATCGCGAACGCCACGGACGGTTCCAACACCACGCTGATCGCGGCCTCCGCGGCGGCGGGCGCGGCCGGGTTCCTGCTGATCGCCACCGGTCTGGCGTGGTGGCGTCGGCGCAACCGGGCGTACTAG
- a CDS encoding sigma-70 family RNA polymerase sigma factor — MHADELLVLVAEGDQRAFEELYGLVSGPVFGLVRRVVRDPAQSEEVAQEVLLELWRSAARFDPGRGSALSWILTLAHRRAVDRVRSARAAGEREQREALRAHHPAFDQVAEEVEAGLEREWVRRCLDRLTALQRQSVTLAYYDGYTYREVAERLSLPLGTVKTRMRDGLTRLRNCLGGAA, encoded by the coding sequence GTGCATGCGGACGAGCTCCTGGTGCTCGTGGCCGAAGGTGACCAACGGGCATTCGAAGAGCTGTACGGACTGGTGTCCGGGCCGGTGTTCGGTCTGGTGCGCCGGGTCGTGCGGGATCCGGCGCAGTCGGAGGAGGTGGCTCAGGAGGTGCTGCTCGAACTGTGGCGCTCCGCCGCCCGCTTCGACCCCGGCCGGGGCAGCGCCCTCTCCTGGATCCTCACCCTCGCGCACCGCCGCGCGGTCGACCGGGTGCGCAGCGCCCGCGCGGCCGGCGAACGCGAGCAGCGCGAGGCGCTCCGCGCCCACCACCCCGCCTTCGACCAGGTCGCCGAGGAAGTCGAGGCCGGCCTCGAACGCGAGTGGGTACGCCGCTGCCTGGACCGCCTGACCGCCCTGCAACGCCAGTCCGTCACCCTCGCCTACTACGACGGCTACACGTACCGTGAAGTGGCCGAGCGGCTCTCGCTGCCCCTCGGCACGGTCAAGACGCGAATGCGCGACGGACTCACGCGGCTGCGCAACTGCCTGGGAGGAGCCGCATGA
- a CDS encoding anti-sigma factor yields MSALDRLLRRDLHSLAAPYALDALEPDERRRFERHLKGCDRCAAEVRDLYEDAVRLAWSTAAPPPAALRDRVLSAVRSTPQEAPQGASRAREPHLPAHVWGTAPPPARARARRTRPLFVPLATATAAAALVVASLFAVQAGRTQDQLAEQQAQAREIAHVLAAPDARATSDRDAKGRGIGVIASASEGRAVVTLSGFRAPSGGRVHQLWLMRPNGQPRSLGLFDGDAPLVASGLNTKATSLAVTVEPDGGSAQPTSQPVVQLALESVGFGE; encoded by the coding sequence ATGAGCGCCCTCGACCGTCTGCTGCGCCGCGATCTGCACTCGCTTGCCGCGCCCTACGCCCTCGACGCCCTCGAGCCCGACGAACGCCGTCGCTTCGAGAGACACCTCAAGGGCTGCGACCGCTGTGCGGCGGAGGTGCGGGACCTGTACGAGGACGCGGTGCGGCTCGCCTGGTCCACGGCGGCCCCGCCGCCGGCGGCGCTGCGGGACCGGGTCCTCAGCGCCGTACGCAGCACACCCCAGGAAGCTCCCCAGGGTGCGTCGCGTGCGCGGGAGCCGCATCTGCCGGCCCATGTCTGGGGAACCGCGCCGCCCCCGGCACGCGCCCGCGCCCGCCGCACGCGCCCCCTCTTCGTCCCGCTCGCCACCGCCACGGCCGCCGCCGCCCTCGTCGTGGCGTCACTGTTCGCCGTGCAGGCCGGCCGAACCCAGGACCAACTCGCCGAGCAGCAGGCCCAGGCACGTGAGATCGCCCACGTTCTGGCCGCTCCCGACGCCCGGGCGACCAGTGACCGGGACGCGAAGGGCCGTGGTATCGGAGTGATCGCCTCCGCATCTGAGGGGCGCGCGGTCGTCACCCTGAGCGGGTTCCGGGCGCCGTCCGGCGGCCGCGTGCATCAGCTGTGGCTCATGCGCCCCAACGGCCAACCGCGCTCCCTCGGGCTCTTCGACGGCGACGCGCCCTTGGTCGCGAGCGGGCTGAACACCAAGGCGACGTCACTTGCTGTGACCGTCGAGCCCGACGGAGGCTCAGCGCAGCCCACCAGCCAGCCAGTTGTCCAACTCGCCCTGGAATCGGTCGGATTCGGAGAGTAA
- a CDS encoding type ISP restriction/modification enzyme — MPSVTHDDAPLLADLMPWSVAPLRLGRGWPMAPDVASLKARWDALLKAEGPDREALFEPTRARTLHSAVAQLPGQSSGTGRLARATGPCPEPVRVLGDPFDEQWLIPDHRLLDAARPELWRVADEGQVFVAEQTVAPGSTGPLLLASPLLPVKSPAVRSGPVRPLYRRPGRLEPNLAPGLVEHLAGRLGRPVSPVDALAWILAAARPGPEGIEVPLTADPGLWSRGTESGHRTLWLMCRTGERPKLPGGRRPYVRAPLPARPLELLYDRAEEALHIGEGRISPVPGGAWDFHVGGVRVLEAWFARRTEPAEPGTLEAVRPAAWPQAWTSELLELITVLALLGEIGPRHGESAAGAPVTAAELYRAGVLPVPDAARRPASVLDHHEEGPEGQFALI; from the coding sequence ATGCCCAGCGTGACGCACGACGACGCTCCGCTGCTCGCGGACCTCATGCCGTGGTCGGTCGCACCTCTGCGGCTGGGCCGTGGCTGGCCGATGGCGCCCGACGTGGCCTCGCTGAAGGCGCGCTGGGACGCCCTGCTGAAGGCCGAGGGGCCGGACCGCGAGGCCTTGTTCGAGCCGACCCGCGCACGCACCCTGCACTCCGCGGTGGCCCAGCTGCCGGGCCAGTCCAGCGGGACGGGGCGGCTCGCCCGTGCGACGGGCCCGTGCCCGGAGCCCGTGCGTGTGCTCGGCGACCCGTTCGACGAACAGTGGCTGATCCCGGACCACCGGCTCCTCGACGCGGCACGGCCCGAGCTGTGGCGGGTGGCGGACGAGGGCCAGGTGTTCGTGGCCGAGCAGACGGTCGCGCCCGGGTCCACCGGCCCCCTGCTGCTGGCTTCGCCGCTGCTGCCGGTGAAGTCGCCGGCCGTCCGCTCAGGTCCCGTCCGCCCGCTGTACCGGCGCCCGGGACGTCTCGAACCGAACCTGGCACCGGGCCTGGTGGAGCATCTCGCCGGACGCCTGGGCCGCCCCGTGTCACCCGTCGACGCCCTGGCCTGGATTCTGGCGGCCGCGCGGCCGGGCCCCGAGGGCATCGAGGTGCCGCTCACCGCGGACCCCGGCCTCTGGTCCCGGGGCACGGAGTCGGGCCACCGGACGCTGTGGCTGATGTGCCGCACCGGCGAGCGCCCCAAGCTGCCGGGCGGGCGCCGCCCCTACGTCCGCGCTCCGCTCCCCGCCCGCCCCCTGGAACTCCTCTACGACCGCGCGGAGGAGGCCCTGCACATCGGCGAGGGCCGGATCTCACCGGTGCCGGGCGGCGCCTGGGATTTCCACGTCGGCGGGGTCCGGGTCCTCGAGGCGTGGTTCGCCCGCCGCACGGAGCCCGCCGAGCCGGGCACGCTGGAGGCGGTGCGCCCCGCGGCCTGGCCGCAGGCGTGGACGTCCGAACTGCTGGAACTCATCACCGTGCTCGCCCTGCTGGGCGAGATCGGCCCGCGCCACGGCGAGTCGGCGGCGGGGGCACCGGTCACCGCGGCCGAGCTGTACCGGGCCGGTGTGCTCCCGGTACCGGATGCGGCACGTCGGCCCGCTTCGGTGCTCGACCACCACGAAGAGGGTCCGGAAGGCCAGTTCGCGCTGATCTAG
- a CDS encoding GntR family transcriptional regulator gives MTSFAPDSIVLNRKLPLWYQVSQSLRASILGRSPQDPLRLPTEEQLAGHYGVSVLTMRQALKELEDEGLITRHRRRGTFIEPGVQRGAPVRLLGSVDAIVAQQSGMVAELLEHGRSPVSGELAEYFPDVDEVATYHRLRADERTGEPTNHARNYVRPELAERIGLDDLARWPMTKVLRDVVGVRIGRITDTVEARLADPETARLLQVPLLSPILHYTGVTYDEDGQVLDVAVIHYRGDRFSFTVTLDAD, from the coding sequence GTGACCTCTTTCGCCCCGGACTCGATCGTTCTGAACCGCAAACTGCCGCTCTGGTATCAGGTATCGCAGTCCCTGCGCGCCTCGATACTCGGCCGGTCGCCCCAGGACCCGCTGCGCCTGCCGACCGAGGAACAGTTGGCGGGGCACTACGGAGTGAGCGTGCTGACCATGCGGCAGGCGCTCAAGGAGCTGGAGGACGAGGGGCTGATCACCCGCCATCGCCGACGGGGCACGTTCATCGAGCCGGGCGTCCAGCGGGGCGCCCCGGTGCGGCTGCTCGGCTCGGTGGACGCGATCGTGGCGCAGCAGTCGGGCATGGTGGCGGAGCTGCTGGAGCACGGCAGATCACCCGTTTCGGGGGAACTCGCCGAGTATTTCCCGGATGTGGACGAGGTGGCGACGTACCACCGGCTGCGCGCCGACGAGCGGACCGGCGAGCCGACGAACCACGCCCGCAACTACGTGCGGCCCGAACTGGCCGAGCGCATCGGCCTGGACGACCTGGCCCGCTGGCCGATGACCAAGGTGCTGCGGGACGTCGTGGGCGTACGCATCGGCCGTATCACCGACACCGTGGAGGCGCGGCTGGCGGATCCGGAGACGGCGCGGCTGCTCCAAGTGCCGCTGCTCAGCCCGATCCTGCACTACACGGGCGTGACGTACGACGAGGACGGACAGGTCCTGGACGTGGCGGTCATCCACTACCGCGGCGACCGCTTCTCGTTCACGGTCACCCTCGACGCCGACTGA
- the hmgA gene encoding homogentisate 1,2-dioxygenase: protein MSGDARKTAEGLAHLTGFGNEHASEAVPGALPEGRNSPQRAPLGLYAEQLSGSAFTEPRAHNRRSWLYRIRPSAAHPPFTRADNGAIRTAPFTETAPDPNRLRWNPLPEPPAGTDFVGGLWTLGGNGDATQRTGMAVHLYHANSSMDRVFSDADGELLIVPERGGLLLRTEFGLLHAEPGQVALVPRGVRFRVDLLDESARGYVCENYGAPFQLPDLGPIGANGLAAARDFKAPVAAYEDVEGPVEVVNKFCGNLWTATYDHSPLDVVAWHGNHVPYTYDLRRFNVLGTISYDHPDPSIFTVLTSPSDTPGLAGVDFVVFAPRWLVGEDTFRPPYFHRNVMSEYMGLIEGAYDAKAAGFVPGGGSLHNMMSAHGPDRETFDRASAAELRPQKIDDGLAFMFETRWPVTATAQAARAEHLQPAYDDVWQGLQRHFRPSD, encoded by the coding sequence ATGAGCGGGGACGCACGGAAGACCGCCGAAGGACTGGCCCATCTCACCGGGTTCGGCAACGAACACGCCTCGGAAGCGGTCCCCGGCGCCCTCCCCGAGGGCCGCAACTCCCCGCAGCGCGCCCCGCTCGGCCTGTACGCGGAGCAGCTCAGCGGCTCGGCGTTCACCGAGCCCAGGGCACACAACCGGCGCTCGTGGCTGTACCGGATCCGCCCCTCGGCCGCGCACCCCCCGTTCACCCGCGCGGACAACGGCGCGATCCGCACCGCCCCCTTCACGGAGACGGCGCCCGACCCGAACCGGCTGCGCTGGAACCCGCTGCCCGAGCCCCCCGCCGGGACGGACTTCGTCGGCGGCCTGTGGACCCTCGGCGGCAACGGCGACGCCACCCAGCGCACCGGCATGGCCGTGCACCTGTATCACGCCAACTCCTCGATGGACCGCGTCTTCAGCGACGCCGACGGGGAGCTGCTGATCGTGCCGGAGCGCGGCGGACTGCTCCTGCGCACCGAGTTCGGGCTGCTGCACGCGGAGCCGGGCCAGGTCGCGCTGGTCCCCCGCGGCGTCCGCTTCCGCGTGGACCTCCTCGACGAGTCCGCCCGGGGCTACGTCTGCGAGAACTACGGCGCCCCCTTCCAGCTCCCCGACCTCGGCCCGATCGGCGCCAACGGACTCGCGGCCGCCCGGGACTTCAAGGCTCCCGTGGCCGCGTACGAGGACGTCGAGGGCCCCGTCGAGGTGGTGAACAAGTTCTGCGGCAACCTCTGGACGGCGACATACGACCACTCGCCCCTGGATGTGGTCGCCTGGCACGGCAACCACGTGCCGTACACCTACGACCTGCGCCGTTTCAATGTGCTGGGCACCATCAGCTACGACCACCCGGACCCGTCGATCTTCACGGTGCTGACCTCACCGTCCGACACCCCGGGGCTCGCCGGCGTCGACTTCGTGGTGTTCGCGCCGCGCTGGCTGGTGGGTGAGGACACGTTCCGGCCGCCGTACTTCCACCGGAACGTGATGAGCGAGTACATGGGGCTCATCGAGGGCGCCTACGACGCCAAGGCGGCCGGTTTCGTTCCCGGTGGGGGGTCGCTGCACAACATGATGTCGGCGCACGGGCCCGACCGGGAGACCTTCGACCGGGCGAGCGCCGCCGAGCTGCGGCCGCAGAAGATCGACGACGGTCTCGCGTTCATGTTCGAGACGCGCTGGCCGGTGACCGCGACGGCCCAGGCGGCCCGCGCCGAGCACCTCCAACCCGCGTACGACGACGTGTGGCAGGGGCTCCAGCGCCACTTCCGTCCGTCGGACTGA
- a CDS encoding TetR/AcrR family transcriptional regulator yields MKPVPQATSLRRAPVQRRSAERLTRILDACADLLDEVGYDALSTRAVALRAGVPIGSVYRFFGNKRAMADALAERNFERYTDRVTHRLEQSDGEGDWRAAMDAVLDEYLDMKRTAPGFSLVDFGNQIPVGARYAEPNHRVADRLTELLSAYLGRTPDDDLRRTFLIAVETADTLVHLAFRMSPEGDEDIIAETRALLRAYLGRVLD; encoded by the coding sequence ATGAAGCCCGTGCCCCAAGCGACATCGCTGCGCCGCGCGCCCGTCCAACGACGGAGCGCCGAACGGCTGACCAGGATCCTCGACGCCTGCGCCGACCTCCTCGACGAGGTCGGCTACGACGCCCTGAGCACCCGGGCCGTGGCCCTGCGTGCCGGCGTGCCCATCGGCTCCGTGTACCGCTTCTTCGGCAACAAGCGCGCGATGGCCGACGCGCTCGCCGAACGCAACTTCGAGCGCTACACCGACCGCGTCACCCACCGCCTCGAGCAGTCGGACGGCGAGGGTGACTGGCGCGCGGCGATGGACGCGGTCCTCGACGAGTACCTGGACATGAAGCGCACGGCGCCCGGCTTCTCCCTCGTCGACTTCGGCAACCAGATCCCGGTCGGCGCCCGCTACGCCGAACCCAACCACCGCGTCGCCGACCGTCTGACGGAACTCCTGTCGGCGTACCTCGGCCGCACCCCCGACGACGACCTCCGCCGCACGTTCCTGATCGCGGTCGAAACCGCCGACACCCTGGTCCACCTGGCCTTCCGGATGTCCCCCGAGGGAGACGAGGACATCATCGCGGAGACCCGGGCACTGCTGAGGGCCTATCTGGGGCGCGTACTGGACTGA